CATAGTAATCACCTGTGATTAACACTTCAAACTTTACATGACCGATGGAGCTGATTCAAGGCCCTCAGATGGTCAAAATAGTATCGACAGGGCACGAAGAGCTTCTATGGCACGACTAGCGTCATCACCTGTTCCCCCTGGCATTGCGATCCTTCGTGGATCTAATCATTCAACAAGGAATTCACCTGTATCATCTCCTATCAGACCGTCGATACTGGAGACCAACTCCatctcttccaactcttcagGCGGCCCAGCAGGATTTGCGTTGGAGAATGATGATGAGACACTAAAGACAGTGGCAAAGCACGTTCCTCAATCTTCAAGCTCTCTTTTATTACCCGGAGGTGATGTTACGAGGGACATCGTGCAATCCACCAAGCCTAGTCGATTGAAGAAGTCCCGAAGTTTGAGTAACActagttcttttttggatgGCGAACGAAGGGGATCTGTAGCCTCTAGCATAAACGTCCCTGGCGGATTTCGACGTGATTTCCTGCTTAGAAAACATGAGCGATATGGACATAAAATGGTCCGACCAAATCTCTTTACAAGAAACTTCCTTGAGTTCTTGTCCGTGTATGGCCATTTTGCAGGTGAAGACTTGGAGGATGAAGATTATTTAGCATGTAATTATGAGTTGTCTTCCGATTCAACGCTGGACGAAGAAACTCCTCTGATTGGGGGCAGGCAGAGGGAAAAGAAAGGCAAAGCTAGCACATTGAAGTCGTTCTTTCTCTTATTGAAGAGTTTTATTGGAACAGGTGTTCTATTTTTGCCGAAAGGCTTCTACAATGGAGGAGTATTATTTTCATGCGTGACCTTGATTGTTTTCGGCATATTGTCATGGTGGTGCTATCTAATATTAGTCCAAAGTAAGGTGGCAACTGgtctttcttcatttgGTGAAATTGGCCTCAAGTTGTATGGTAAGACCATGGAACGTTTGATCTTGTTTTCGATCGTGGTATCGCAAATTGGTTTTGTTGCAGCCTACATGGTGTTCACCTCCTCCAACCTTGAAGCTTTTGCCAACAGCGTCTTTGGCCATGGAATAGCATCCatgaattttttgacaATAGTGCAAGTGCTCATATTGATACCACTTTCCTTGATTCGAAACATTACGAAATTGTCCCTTGCGTCTCTTTGTGCCAATGCTTTCATTTTCGTTGGACTCTTCCTTATTGTGTGCTATGCTGGTAAGCATTTGGTTGATAACGGAATTGCAGAGGGTGTAGTCCTTTTCAATGACCGCGGATGGAGTCTTTTCGTGGGAGTGGCTATATTCGcctttgaaggaattggGTTAATAATTCCTGTGCACGAATCTATGGCAAACCCAAGTCATTTCCCAAAAATTCTACTTGCAGTCATTTTAACATGTTGCGGACTTtttattggaattggagctTTAGGATACTTGAGTTATGGTCATAATACTAATACTGTGGTGATATTGAATCTTCCACAGGGTTCCATTCTTGTGCAAGGTATTCAGCTTTTATATGCATTAGCCATAATGTTATCTGAACCATTGCAACTGTTTCCCGCAATTCGAATAATCGAAACCagacttttcaaaagagccCCAAGCGGCAAATATGACCCTAAGGTCAAGTGGCTCAAAAACATCTTCCGTATGGTATTTGTAGCCATGACCGGTATCATTGCCATATATGGGTCCGAGAATTTAGATcaatttgtttcatttGTCGGATGCTTCGCATGTATTCCGTTGGTGTACATGTACTCACCAATGCTGCATTACAAGAGTGTTGCTCAAACAACTTTGTGGAAAGCTTTTGATGTTGTATTGGTACTTGTGGGAGGAATTGCAATGGTCTACACCACTTGGCATCTTCTCCGGGATGACTAGCTTGGCCTAAGATTTTGTCCCACCTTCTCCATGGAccattctcttcatccCTATTCGATATCTTTGTTCCACATGTTTCTCTGCATGAACAGCCTCGACCGTTATATGTCGTTAAATTAAGGCAATAGGCAAATTCCTGAAGAAAGCTTGGTTTGTTTGTGGCTAAAAGGAATATtattccaattgaaaaaaaacatATATCACATCAACTAAAACAATTACACGCTGAATTGTGCAGGTACGCGTAGTCCGTTTTCTTATTCCTATTTACCACCCCCAGTAGATCTTGTTACCTTATATTGTGGTAAGCACACTACCGCCTGATTATTATAccgtttctttttctaaTCATGGAGaaaatttctttttttttcttgctcttctCTTTGTGATGTGCGGGTCTTAATAACTACAAGCCATCTCTCCATCTTTTCATCATTATATTGCAAAATTATTGCCCCCAAACTGAAAGGATAACGTTAAATTAACGGTTGATCACGATAACTGCAAATGCCAACCGTGCTCAGCCTTGAAGAGCTTGTGCTACGATGTTGTCGCTCTGGCTGCCAGGACCTAGATGATCATCAGGGACGGGGATCGTCTGATGCTTCAACATCtaaatttgaaaatatcGTCAAGAAATTGTACAACTCAGAAAATTTAGCATatctgaaaaaattatatGAGTATGAACAAGAGTGGAACAGGGTGCACGAAGATGATGTTAGTGACTTATTTGGTGGAGAGACAGAAAGGTGCAAGGACTGTATTTGTGAGGGTGAACCTCCGTTTATCACCCCTGTAAAAGACATAGAtgattttcaagaaaacaCAGCCAAGAAAATGCATATCAGTTCCCTTGAACGCAGAAGAAACGATGATCAAGAGTTTGAATTTCTGAACTCTGAGCTTTCTGATGATACCGCTGATGGTTCCGAGCTGACGTTCCTCTGGCGGCAGATTATTGATAATTATATCCGAGAATCTTCTACATCTCAGATCAATGTGAGTGCATCTATTCGTAAGAACTTActgttggaagatgatCTTCCAGGACCTCATCACCCACAAGTTTTCTCTGATTCCAAAAACAGTGTTCTACGTCTTCTGCGAGATAATGTCTATATGGAATTCCTGTCAGACATTAGAGGTCGAGATACGAGCCAGGAAAACTTAAAATTCACCGGTGCCAGTGGTAAGAAAATACCCAATAAAGACAACCACACATCACCGGTCGACCCCAACTCTATCACTTCGCCTCAAAGTTCATTAAGGCCCCAAACTTCATCAGCATCTCTATCAACATCAACGTGTTCATCATGTGCACAAATAGCACTCGATCAAGTGCTTCATACGGAGCTTAATCCAGTCGTCTCCCCTACACCACTTGGGCCTTGTGGGGTCACTCCTGCAACTACAACAGGTCTGGTTGGAACGAAAAAGCACCTAAAATCACGGTTTCGACCAGAGTCttccaacaaagaagatatCGAAAAGGATTCATCACTTTCCAGTAATAAATCATCCCTGCTTTCTAAAAGCCTCAGCTCTTGGAAAAGACGCATTAGGAAAGAACCATAGATATTACACTGAATAATTGTACCATAGAATAGCTTACGTAGTAAACGATTACATAATTTATCGAGAAACTCGCCCATCCATTGCATGAATCCGCCACCCTCAGTGCACTCACTGTGTTTCGATTCGCTTCCCTTTCAACGCTATTTCTCTGAATACTGACTGATGGATAGACTACAAAGACTGCTCGGACAGGCTGGAGGACTGGGTGGAACCAGCGGACCATTATCTGATGGACCAGCAATTGATACTGCAGAGACAGTTCATATATCTTCTCTAGCGCTACTAAAAATGCTCAAACATGGAAGAGCAG
This window of the Komagataella phaffii GS115 chromosome 2, complete sequence genome carries:
- a CDS encoding Vacuolar transporter, exports large neutral amino acids from the vacuole → MTDGADSRPSDGQNSIDRARRASMARLASSPVPPGIAILRGSNHSTRNSPVSSPIRPSILETNSISSNSSGGPAGFALENDDETLKTVAKHVPQSSSSLLLPGGDVTRDIVQSTKPSRLKKSRSLSNTSSFLDGERRGSVASSINVPGGFRRDFLLRKHERYGHKMVRPNLFTRNFLEFLSVYGHFAGEDLEDEDYLACNYELSSDSTLDEETPLIGGRQREKKGKASTLKSFFLLLKSFIGTGVLFLPKGFYNGGVLFSCVTLIVFGILSWWCYLILVQSKVATGLSSFGEIGLKLYGKTMERLILFSIVVSQIGFVAAYMVFTSSNLEAFANSVFGHGIASMNFLTIVQVLILIPLSLIRNITKLSLASLCANAFIFVGLFLIVCYAGKHLVDNGIAEGVVLFNDRGWSLFVGVAIFAFEGIGLIIPVHESMANPSHFPKILLAVILTCCGLFIGIGALGYLSYGHNTNTVVILNLPQGSILVQGIQLLYALAIMLSEPLQLFPAIRIIETRLFKRAPSGKYDPKVKWLKNIFRMVFVAMTGIIAIYGSENLDQFVSFVGCFACIPLVYMYSPMLHYKSVAQTTLWKAFDVVLVLVGGIAMVYTTWHLLRDD